A single genomic interval of Blastopirellula marina harbors:
- a CDS encoding beta strand repeat-containing protein yields MISKSFWQRLFGHSAKKIRAQAAFQEQFDTKLQFRELEPRVVLAADAIYDSVGNTLTITVEDGDSVEIGRDGMDNFLFVDGLTSSSGDGVFAGGKLTLDTTTLTSITITDTDTNNSAVPSMVTFLASLSDGTDLDLTTSFTTLENVDSVSVEVGSEVRVGLIDFLSTGTNTDDSTVSIDGLIVGDVNVDASNSSGKSLSVTSSASGSVTAPSFTINRDATAGAVDIDLGLGTHDLDTLSQSSTSDEVSIDLTDADEIELGDIVASEITVVAGGAIQDTAATHMEVSGAAFFDGTEVTLNSSAAGHDFSSLTLNTSVADAKVAESNGFAFDGTSSIAGNLAIETGGAITQAGGTLTVAGSSNFTVADNANLTLDKANDFVGEISIVGETEHAGTVTINDDSGGLTLGSIHAKVLDVTSAGAILQGSGELDVTTTSDFVAGGAITLETATNQFAGAVTADSSGFGTSLADTDAIILGDITSSSLKVNAGGSITQVAATKILTGTADLTSTGGTITLTNVGNDFTGSFDADGAIVSVTDSTAIELGEISATQLTVNAGGDISQTVGEHVVVSGETSLTATGFNITLSNSDNDFGGSVDVTGSKVTLADTNSIELGEMSATDLMVNAGDAITQSASEKVVVTGETFLSATASTIALANSDNNFGGSVDASGTTISLTDINAIELGEIASSKLTINAGGAINQTAGEKVVVSGLGASSFTSTGTITLENSANDFTGAVSASGSNVSLVDANAIQLGNITANSLTVMASMGDITQAGGTSLDIAGTTLAKVVDSFDVTLFNAGNDFTGAVSIDGINALDVPNEVKLQDVNGIVLGNIDANSLEVSAGGLISQLGGTTLTVPAITLTSNDAITLGNVAATTFSLSAGDAISQAVGTSVAISGTTEISVDNGVNVTLFNLGNDFGGAVSVLGNSMGDVSAAVMVKDVNALILGDIAADSLSVMAGGDVTQAVLSKLDIETTTEVMTDNGFNVILFNSGNDFGGTVTVTGNLAADVLNKVQIHDVNELTLGSIRANEFKLDAGSDIDQQAATTILAGATTITVSDGGDVTLFNAGNEFSGTVSITSPGMGNAAGDVKLMDVTGLELGDIVGNSLELEANGDVSQAIAATLDIAQETNIRVGNTANVTLFNDGNEFVGAVSVTGIGLLDLPDSVRLKDANALILGDVVAKSLDIAAGGDVTQAVTTTLDIEMSTTVVTADGAQVILFNEGNDFRGAVSAVGNAATDTLSKVMIRDDAAKLGLALTLGDVRSDALTVRAEGSVNQLAGSKLLVGNTTDVSVANGGDVVLFNANNDFGGVVSILGIDPVADTPGDVSIRDDVADGSNIALMLGEIKATSLDIKAAGTITQPNDGSTKIVVTTGSTDLELTAKGDIDLRFSDNDIFTDTGLGKDFTVTLGGVPSNLENIYLRNVSVGAIIPSGDLPIALAGGTMGNVTFDFPNSPAVDLSAIKITGELNVLLDGDLTQSGNIFVGHNATFDAGSIVLAETNDLIVVDNASFTTDKGNIEVGVVSTPLNAFTRGTPSATDTAFGTITFSAVDFGLTIAEGSPGGDANPGMNLTGDNAGASVVLTSSKGIETDASSSLTVSGLSSFYAQAGNLQLGNGTDEAVDLRIVYAEASGNISIHEQADTNGLMVIDGTQANAILAMKSEGPIIQVNDFRSGAVLDNHITANQAVFHSGSGVLLTSLDVNVLAGSADGTPLFVTPGAVFDIASAGLDGTTGLGGNLTTDVIDADLPDENSDKFAAGARADSFVDGVGENYSFIAVNDGNLTIAKVSDPLGDIGEVNGIETNGAIAGHVFLRTTNSGDLAFGAAGSSPIIVDMTNSGVITALASGNLTITDGFSLHSSKGAGGVGDLFAVVSKIVEFDDMNLPPPNTPFEIDDPASWGPAYVRITGTVDNYLLDTSTGFDSEAIYVLTQLGEAGEMDFVLVTDWRQSSMPPEPAVLDFENIVAVEFAENIDAPTNIVFFYPWEFATTHASVNIAVSAYNSPQINLYENVDAMTPTNLNVVNDSFRMYFNTPIDNVPLMEAFVPPPAPFVAPVPMEVAQAIISNSIIEISGDSRVATPIDGVTVVEVNPNDLDLTIGDEIKLDGEFMTLDAVKELIQRDERFRPGLYRIAIVYPGVEQPQISYYEKQIRATPEDIFGKSPVPTPPKAEALVAGEKRESQLSPEEVWAREYDKWFPSVLIERVHGGGEQPAPGEADVRQGMIPTEDQILVDRVSMIDLTDIEQLADRMRAKRIPVRETLNGVMLGGTFLMAAAASRQNFADEQAKEFEEEKVLPEDAKLNGNSRDRLRRRMRQWL; encoded by the coding sequence ATGATATCCAAGAGCTTCTGGCAACGACTCTTCGGCCATTCCGCCAAGAAGATAAGAGCTCAAGCCGCTTTCCAGGAGCAGTTCGACACCAAGCTACAGTTCCGCGAACTCGAACCACGCGTCGTGCTGGCCGCCGATGCCATTTACGACTCGGTTGGGAATACTTTGACCATCACGGTCGAGGACGGGGACTCTGTGGAAATTGGTCGAGATGGAATGGACAATTTCCTATTCGTCGACGGCCTCACGAGCAGTTCAGGGGATGGCGTATTCGCCGGCGGCAAGTTGACGCTCGATACGACCACCCTGACGTCCATCACAATAACAGATACCGATACCAACAATTCCGCTGTCCCCTCGATGGTCACCTTTTTGGCTTCCTTGTCGGACGGGACCGATCTTGATTTGACGACAAGCTTCACCACGCTTGAAAATGTCGACTCGGTCTCGGTGGAAGTCGGTTCGGAAGTACGCGTCGGCCTGATCGATTTTCTTTCAACCGGAACCAATACCGATGATAGTACGGTTAGCATCGATGGGCTGATCGTCGGCGACGTGAATGTCGACGCCAGCAACAGCTCGGGAAAATCGCTGAGCGTTACGAGTTCGGCTAGCGGCAGTGTCACCGCACCCAGCTTCACGATCAATCGCGATGCAACTGCCGGCGCAGTCGATATCGACTTGGGACTAGGAACCCACGACCTCGATACGCTTTCGCAAAGTTCAACAAGCGATGAAGTTAGTATTGACTTAACAGATGCGGACGAGATCGAACTCGGGGATATCGTCGCATCTGAAATCACGGTCGTCGCTGGCGGAGCGATCCAAGATACGGCTGCCACGCACATGGAAGTCTCCGGAGCGGCTTTCTTCGACGGAACAGAGGTTACGCTTAACAGTTCGGCGGCTGGGCACGATTTTTCCAGCCTCACCCTTAATACGTCGGTCGCGGATGCCAAGGTTGCCGAGTCCAATGGGTTTGCCTTCGACGGAACGAGTTCCATCGCAGGCAATCTGGCGATCGAAACGGGAGGTGCTATCACACAGGCCGGCGGAACACTCACGGTTGCCGGCTCGTCGAATTTTACCGTGGCCGACAATGCGAATCTTACCCTCGATAAGGCAAATGATTTTGTCGGCGAGATTTCGATCGTTGGCGAAACCGAGCATGCCGGGACGGTGACTATTAACGATGACAGTGGCGGTCTTACGCTCGGCTCGATTCACGCCAAGGTGCTTGATGTCACCTCGGCAGGGGCCATCCTCCAAGGGAGCGGCGAACTAGATGTTACGACGACCAGCGATTTTGTCGCCGGCGGCGCAATCACTCTTGAAACGGCCACCAATCAATTCGCCGGCGCGGTGACTGCGGACTCCAGCGGATTCGGGACTTCGCTGGCCGATACTGACGCGATTATCTTAGGGGATATCACTTCCAGCTCACTCAAAGTGAATGCAGGCGGGTCGATAACACAAGTCGCGGCCACGAAGATCCTCACGGGGACGGCCGACCTCACATCGACGGGCGGCACAATCACTCTCACGAATGTGGGCAATGATTTCACGGGCTCCTTCGATGCGGATGGGGCGATCGTCTCGGTAACGGACAGTACCGCGATCGAACTAGGTGAGATTTCGGCCACGCAATTGACCGTAAATGCAGGCGGTGACATCTCGCAAACCGTGGGTGAACATGTGGTGGTTTCAGGGGAGACTTCACTGACGGCAACCGGTTTTAACATCACGCTCAGCAACAGTGACAATGACTTCGGCGGTTCTGTCGATGTGACAGGATCAAAGGTCACGCTGGCCGATACTAATTCGATCGAGCTCGGTGAGATGTCGGCCACGGACCTCATGGTCAATGCTGGTGATGCGATTACGCAATCTGCCTCGGAGAAGGTAGTTGTGACTGGCGAAACGTTCCTCTCGGCGACCGCTTCGACAATCGCGCTAGCGAACAGCGACAACAACTTCGGTGGCTCGGTCGATGCGAGCGGAACAACCATTTCGCTCACCGACATCAATGCCATTGAGCTTGGTGAGATTGCGAGCAGCAAACTTACGATAAACGCTGGCGGGGCCATCAACCAGACGGCTGGCGAGAAGGTTGTCGTATCTGGATTAGGAGCTTCGTCGTTTACTTCCACGGGCACGATTACGCTAGAAAACTCCGCCAACGATTTCACGGGTGCGGTCTCGGCCAGTGGGTCGAACGTTTCGCTGGTCGATGCCAACGCGATTCAGCTTGGCAACATCACAGCTAATTCCTTGACCGTCATGGCTTCGATGGGTGACATCACGCAAGCAGGCGGTACCTCACTCGATATCGCTGGGACGACACTCGCTAAAGTAGTAGATAGCTTCGACGTGACACTGTTTAACGCAGGGAACGACTTCACTGGTGCCGTCTCGATCGATGGTATCAACGCTCTGGATGTTCCGAACGAAGTCAAACTGCAAGACGTTAATGGAATAGTTCTTGGTAATATTGATGCGAACTCACTGGAAGTCTCCGCTGGGGGGCTCATTTCGCAACTTGGTGGAACGACGCTAACCGTTCCAGCCATCACGCTGACATCGAATGATGCGATAACACTCGGGAACGTCGCCGCAACAACGTTTAGTCTCTCCGCAGGAGACGCAATCAGTCAGGCCGTTGGGACTTCAGTAGCGATCAGTGGCACAACGGAAATCTCCGTAGATAATGGAGTCAATGTCACGCTCTTCAACTTGGGGAACGATTTCGGTGGTGCCGTTTCGGTTCTTGGAAATTCAATGGGGGATGTATCGGCGGCGGTGATGGTCAAGGATGTAAACGCTTTGATCTTGGGAGACATCGCCGCCGATTCCCTCTCTGTTATGGCCGGAGGTGATGTCACGCAAGCCGTCCTGAGTAAGCTTGACATCGAGACGACCACCGAAGTGATGACCGACAACGGTTTCAACGTCATTCTATTTAACAGCGGCAACGACTTCGGTGGCACGGTCACGGTAACGGGTAATCTAGCAGCGGATGTGCTGAACAAGGTTCAGATCCATGACGTGAATGAGCTGACGCTTGGTAGCATTCGGGCGAATGAATTCAAGCTGGATGCGGGTAGCGACATTGATCAGCAAGCGGCCACCACAATCTTGGCAGGAGCTACCACAATTACCGTTTCTGACGGAGGCGATGTCACTCTCTTCAATGCCGGAAACGAGTTTTCAGGAACCGTCTCAATTACGAGCCCAGGAATGGGTAATGCGGCAGGTGACGTAAAACTGATGGATGTAACCGGACTCGAGCTTGGTGACATCGTTGGGAATTCGCTTGAGTTGGAAGCGAACGGCGATGTTTCGCAAGCAATTGCAGCTACTCTGGATATTGCCCAGGAAACCAACATTCGCGTTGGGAATACGGCCAACGTCACACTATTCAACGACGGTAATGAGTTCGTCGGAGCCGTTTCGGTGACAGGGATTGGCTTATTAGATCTGCCGGACTCCGTCAGGTTGAAGGATGCCAACGCCCTGATCCTTGGCGATGTGGTGGCAAAGTCACTTGATATTGCTGCTGGTGGCGATGTTACCCAGGCGGTGACCACCACACTCGATATTGAAATGTCGACCACCGTCGTGACAGCCGATGGTGCCCAGGTCATTTTGTTCAATGAAGGAAACGATTTCCGGGGAGCCGTATCGGCAGTCGGCAACGCCGCAACCGATACTCTGAGCAAAGTCATGATTCGGGACGATGCCGCAAAGCTCGGACTTGCCTTGACGCTGGGGGATGTTCGCAGCGATGCGTTGACCGTACGTGCCGAAGGTTCCGTCAATCAGTTGGCCGGTTCTAAGTTGTTGGTTGGCAACACGACGGATGTCTCCGTGGCAAACGGTGGTGACGTTGTGCTGTTCAATGCCAACAACGATTTCGGTGGCGTGGTATCGATTCTGGGGATCGACCCAGTGGCCGATACACCAGGTGACGTCTCGATTCGCGACGACGTGGCTGATGGCTCCAACATCGCGCTGATGCTGGGCGAGATCAAAGCGACGTCACTCGATATCAAGGCGGCCGGCACGATTACCCAGCCGAACGATGGTAGCACCAAGATCGTCGTCACAACCGGTTCCACCGATTTGGAACTGACCGCAAAGGGGGATATCGACCTGCGATTTTCTGATAACGATATCTTTACCGACACCGGACTTGGCAAGGATTTCACGGTTACCCTGGGAGGTGTCCCCTCCAATTTAGAAAACATCTATCTGCGCAATGTCAGTGTTGGTGCCATTATCCCGAGCGGTGATCTGCCGATCGCGTTGGCTGGGGGAACCATGGGGAACGTGACGTTTGACTTCCCGAATAGCCCGGCCGTCGATTTGTCAGCGATCAAAATCACAGGCGAATTGAACGTCCTCCTTGATGGCGACCTGACGCAAAGTGGCAACATCTTCGTAGGACATAATGCAACGTTCGACGCCGGTTCCATTGTCCTGGCCGAAACGAACGATTTGATTGTGGTCGATAACGCCAGCTTCACGACGGACAAGGGTAACATTGAGGTCGGCGTAGTAAGCACTCCTCTTAACGCTTTCACCCGCGGCACTCCCTCCGCTACGGATACGGCCTTCGGGACAATTACCTTCTCCGCCGTCGACTTCGGCTTGACGATCGCCGAAGGGAGCCCGGGCGGTGATGCGAATCCTGGGATGAATTTGACTGGTGACAACGCTGGAGCGTCTGTCGTTCTTACTTCCAGTAAGGGAATTGAAACCGATGCATCATCGTCGTTGACCGTGAGTGGTCTTTCCAGCTTTTACGCCCAAGCAGGCAATTTGCAGCTTGGTAATGGGACGGACGAAGCTGTCGATCTGCGAATTGTTTACGCGGAAGCCAGCGGAAATATCAGCATCCACGAACAGGCTGATACGAACGGCTTGATGGTCATCGATGGTACGCAGGCCAACGCAATTCTCGCCATGAAGAGTGAAGGACCGATCATTCAGGTAAATGACTTTCGTTCTGGCGCAGTCCTCGATAACCACATCACGGCGAATCAGGCGGTCTTTCATTCGGGAAGTGGCGTTCTACTGACGTCCCTCGATGTTAATGTGTTGGCAGGTTCCGCCGATGGTACGCCGCTGTTTGTTACACCAGGGGCTGTTTTCGACATCGCTTCGGCAGGCTTGGACGGAACGACGGGCCTGGGTGGAAATCTGACGACTGACGTAATCGATGCTGACCTGCCCGATGAAAACTCCGACAAGTTCGCGGCTGGGGCTCGGGCCGATTCTTTTGTCGATGGGGTAGGGGAGAATTACTCCTTCATCGCTGTGAACGACGGCAACTTGACGATCGCCAAGGTCAGTGACCCATTGGGAGACATTGGCGAAGTCAACGGCATCGAAACCAATGGAGCCATCGCCGGCCATGTCTTCTTAAGAACGACCAACTCTGGCGATCTGGCATTTGGCGCTGCTGGATCGTCGCCAATTATCGTCGATATGACCAATTCCGGGGTAATCACGGCTTTGGCGTCTGGCAACCTGACGATCACCGACGGCTTTAGCCTGCACTCCAGCAAGGGTGCTGGTGGCGTTGGAGATCTCTTCGCGGTGGTATCGAAGATTGTCGAGTTCGACGACATGAATTTGCCACCTCCGAACACTCCGTTTGAGATCGACGATCCCGCATCTTGGGGACCAGCGTATGTACGTATCACCGGAACGGTCGATAACTATTTATTAGATACTTCGACCGGGTTCGATTCCGAGGCAATCTACGTGCTGACTCAGTTGGGTGAAGCGGGCGAAATGGATTTCGTGCTGGTAACCGATTGGCGACAGTCGTCGATGCCACCTGAGCCAGCTGTGCTCGACTTCGAGAATATCGTAGCGGTTGAGTTCGCAGAGAATATCGATGCACCGACCAACATCGTCTTCTTCTATCCCTGGGAATTCGCTACCACCCATGCGTCGGTCAACATCGCTGTCAGTGCTTACAATAGCCCGCAGATCAATCTCTACGAGAACGTCGATGCGATGACGCCGACAAATCTGAACGTCGTCAATGACAGTTTCCGGATGTACTTCAATACACCGATTGATAATGTGCCGCTGATGGAGGCGTTCGTACCGCCGCCAGCCCCGTTTGTGGCTCCTGTGCCGATGGAAGTCGCTCAAGCGATTATCAGTAATTCGATTATCGAAATCTCAGGTGATTCCCGCGTTGCGACCCCAATCGATGGCGTAACCGTCGTCGAGGTCAATCCGAATGACCTTGATTTAACCATCGGCGACGAGATCAAACTCGACGGCGAGTTCATGACACTCGACGCCGTGAAGGAATTGATCCAACGCGACGAACGTTTCCGCCCAGGCTTGTATCGAATTGCGATCGTTTACCCCGGTGTTGAGCAGCCTCAGATTTCCTATTACGAAAAACAAATTCGGGCCACGCCAGAAGATATTTTCGGTAAGAGCCCAGTTCCAACTCCTCCGAAAGCCGAGGCCCTCGTTGCTGGCGAAAAACGCGAGAGCCAGCTTTCGCCTGAGGAAGTTTGGGCTCGAGAGTACGACAAGTGGTTCCCATCCGTGCTAATCGAACGCGTCCATGGCGGGGGGGAACAGCCAGCCCCTGGTGAAGCTGACGTGCGGCAAGGGATGATTCCAACTGAGGATCAAATCCTGGTCGACCGTGTTTCGATGATCGATTTAACCGACATCGAGCAATTGGCTGATCGGATGCGAGCCAAGCGTATCCCTGTGCGAGAGACCCTCAACGGCGTGATGCTGGGTGGAACGTTCCTAATGGCCGCAGCTGCGTCTCGGCAGAATTTCGCTGACGAGCAAGCCAAAGAGTTCGAGGAAGAGAAGGTTCTTCCGGAAGACGCAAAATTAAATGGGAATTCGCGCGATCGACTTCGCCGTCGAATGCGACAGTGGCTTTGA
- a CDS encoding site-2 protease family protein: MSTSTTQSESILRTGVRVRPDLIYAQRNEEEGETWVVKDPVTLRYFHFGPAEVFIMRQIDGRQGLAAIKKQYDEEFSPQRISQQEIISFCHRLHQRGLLVGAAENQADTLLRRKNNQRWMQLAGLPLQVLAIKLPGVDPERFLSATQSAVRWLFHRTTIAIVLTLATLILVLGLLNLEVITARLPDQSQFFRGENLVILLVTMALVKVLHELGHAYCCKAMGGECHQIGVLFMVFTPAMYCDVSDAWLFPKRWQRIMVSAAGMYVEVILAIAAFVLWYFAQPGAMSEWLLNIVFVCGVSTLLVNANPLLRYDGYYILADVLNLPNLSTRASEALWMPVRNWFYRRPRSQPYEPKCVTLRIYAILAIIYRTLVFGLILWFLYLACRANDMVPLWHVVVGLFLVGIGLKPGMMLFHWLRRPTRKGQGMLKGRVLGAASLLAAIATGITFIPIPTRIHVPVIAEINSDKRMYVQVDGRVIETVRPEQRVQPGDVLAVLQNDELATDLLKTRGEIKLQQQHLASLKLRLNSNSESAAQIPTAESALQDLLERESALIRKVDQLTIRAPVEGEVISAPRKMDDIDSDRFLPTWSGNPLDVANRGCFLQRGDLLCLIGDAKSIRARLFVSQDQIELIQPGDQVAILFDGMATQSVQGVLQDVSTDQAAEVPRNLSMNSTLAIERRKDGTLRLANGSFSATVELEDRGKTAILPGTIGRAVIVGRSQTVWQIVARFVQLNFRFFS; the protein is encoded by the coding sequence GTGTCGACATCTACGACTCAATCCGAATCGATTCTTCGCACCGGCGTCCGCGTACGTCCTGACTTGATCTATGCGCAGCGCAACGAAGAGGAGGGCGAGACTTGGGTCGTTAAAGATCCGGTTACTCTGCGTTATTTTCACTTCGGTCCTGCCGAGGTATTTATCATGCGCCAGATCGATGGACGCCAGGGACTCGCGGCCATCAAAAAGCAATATGATGAAGAGTTTTCACCTCAGCGGATTTCGCAGCAAGAGATTATTTCATTCTGCCACCGACTCCATCAACGTGGTCTGCTCGTCGGGGCCGCTGAGAACCAAGCCGATACTTTGCTACGACGAAAGAATAATCAGCGGTGGATGCAACTGGCCGGCTTACCGCTTCAAGTGCTGGCTATCAAGCTGCCAGGCGTGGATCCAGAACGTTTTCTCTCGGCAACGCAGTCGGCCGTTCGCTGGTTGTTTCATAGAACGACGATTGCGATTGTCTTGACTTTGGCAACACTTATTCTCGTTCTGGGGCTATTAAATCTGGAAGTGATCACGGCGCGGCTACCGGATCAATCTCAGTTTTTTCGTGGCGAGAATCTCGTGATTCTATTAGTCACGATGGCTTTGGTGAAAGTCCTTCACGAATTGGGACATGCCTACTGCTGTAAGGCTATGGGAGGTGAGTGTCATCAGATCGGCGTCCTTTTCATGGTCTTCACCCCGGCGATGTACTGCGATGTATCCGACGCTTGGCTCTTTCCCAAGCGGTGGCAAAGGATCATGGTCTCGGCCGCGGGTATGTACGTGGAAGTTATTCTGGCAATCGCGGCCTTTGTGCTGTGGTACTTTGCTCAGCCAGGTGCGATGAGTGAGTGGCTATTGAACATCGTGTTTGTCTGTGGGGTGAGCACCTTGCTAGTGAACGCGAATCCACTGCTGCGCTACGACGGATACTACATCTTGGCGGATGTTCTAAACTTACCCAATCTCAGCACCCGCGCGAGCGAAGCGTTGTGGATGCCGGTTCGTAACTGGTTTTATCGACGGCCTCGTTCGCAACCCTATGAACCAAAATGCGTGACACTCCGGATCTATGCAATCCTCGCGATCATTTATCGAACCTTGGTGTTCGGGCTGATCTTATGGTTTCTTTACTTGGCGTGTCGAGCCAACGACATGGTCCCGCTGTGGCATGTGGTAGTCGGATTGTTTCTCGTTGGCATCGGTCTGAAGCCAGGCATGATGTTGTTTCACTGGCTACGACGGCCCACACGAAAGGGACAAGGGATGCTCAAAGGTCGCGTTCTTGGGGCGGCCTCGTTGCTGGCGGCCATCGCGACGGGAATCACATTCATTCCGATTCCGACACGGATTCATGTACCGGTGATTGCTGAGATCAACTCCGACAAGAGGATGTATGTGCAAGTCGATGGTCGTGTAATCGAAACAGTTCGTCCCGAGCAGAGAGTTCAGCCAGGGGATGTGTTAGCGGTTCTGCAAAACGACGAATTGGCTACCGATCTGCTCAAGACCCGCGGCGAAATCAAGCTTCAACAACAACATTTGGCAAGTTTGAAGTTGCGTTTGAACAGCAACTCCGAATCGGCGGCTCAGATCCCCACGGCAGAGTCCGCATTGCAGGACCTGTTAGAACGCGAATCGGCTTTAATACGCAAGGTCGATCAGTTGACGATTCGTGCGCCGGTCGAGGGCGAAGTGATCTCGGCTCCCAGGAAGATGGACGATATCGATTCTGATCGTTTCTTACCTACTTGGTCAGGTAATCCGTTGGACGTCGCGAATCGAGGCTGTTTCTTACAACGAGGCGACCTGCTGTGCTTGATCGGTGATGCGAAATCGATTCGGGCACGTTTGTTTGTGAGCCAAGATCAAATCGAGCTTATTCAGCCAGGCGATCAAGTTGCGATCTTGTTCGATGGAATGGCGACCCAATCGGTGCAGGGAGTACTCCAGGATGTTTCGACCGATCAAGCCGCAGAGGTGCCGCGCAACTTGTCGATGAACTCAACGCTGGCGATCGAGCGTCGTAAGGATGGCACACTGAGGCTGGCTAACGGATCTTTCTCCGCCACGGTTGAACTGGAGGATCGCGGCAAAACTGCTATTTTACCAGGTACCATCGGTCGAGCCGTGATTGTCGGACGTTCGCAAACCGTTTGGCAGATTGTCGCTCGATTCGTTCAGTTGAACTTCCGCTTCTTCTCGTAA
- a CDS encoding efflux RND transporter periplasmic adaptor subunit, translating into MLLSQKLFTGVICLLGITASYTPIWAAEIVVSSTLLKIIETVEVPAQQSGTLETVPSEAGVIVDKGEVIAKIADDEKRLEVEQAQVEHSIAQREAENDVNIRFAEKSLEVAEAELGRSEEALSIAVKSVSQSEMDRLRLVVEKSRLEIEQSQEKTAIARLTAQLRETELRLVETQLRKHEIRSPIQGMVVAVFRRAGEWVEPSDSVVKVVRIDRLRAEGFIRTEEALIGLIGSPAKVTVEIANREPIMVEGKVTFVDPEVDPHNGQVRVWVEIENKDLKLRPGLRAAMTIQPEN; encoded by the coding sequence ATGCTGCTTTCACAAAAGCTTTTCACTGGTGTCATTTGTCTGCTAGGTATCACCGCGAGTTACACGCCAATTTGGGCTGCGGAAATCGTCGTCTCGTCGACTTTGTTAAAGATTATTGAAACAGTTGAAGTTCCCGCGCAGCAGTCGGGAACGTTAGAAACCGTTCCGTCAGAAGCTGGCGTGATCGTCGATAAAGGTGAGGTAATTGCCAAGATTGCCGACGATGAAAAGCGTTTGGAAGTGGAGCAAGCACAGGTCGAGCACTCGATCGCCCAGCGAGAGGCCGAAAATGATGTCAACATTCGCTTCGCCGAGAAGAGCCTCGAAGTGGCCGAAGCGGAGCTAGGACGATCGGAAGAAGCACTGTCGATTGCCGTTAAAAGTGTTTCCCAGTCAGAAATGGATCGACTGCGATTAGTTGTTGAGAAGAGTCGCTTAGAGATCGAACAGTCACAAGAGAAAACCGCGATTGCCCGACTAACTGCTCAGCTTCGAGAAACCGAGCTTAGGCTCGTAGAAACGCAGCTTCGTAAACACGAGATCAGATCACCTATTCAAGGAATGGTCGTCGCTGTGTTCCGTCGTGCTGGCGAATGGGTTGAACCGAGTGACTCGGTTGTCAAAGTGGTTCGAATCGATCGACTTCGTGCGGAAGGGTTTATCCGAACCGAAGAGGCGCTGATCGGTCTGATCGGGTCGCCAGCGAAGGTGACTGTCGAAATTGCCAATCGTGAACCGATCATGGTGGAGGGCAAAGTGACCTTTGTCGATCCCGAGGTCGACCCGCATAACGGCCAAGTTCGCGTCTGGGTCGAGATCGAAAACAAAGATCTCAAATTACGTCCCGGCCTGCGAGCCGCGATGACCATTCAGCCGGAAAACTAA